The proteins below come from a single Brienomyrus brachyistius isolate T26 unplaced genomic scaffold, BBRACH_0.4 scaffold63, whole genome shotgun sequence genomic window:
- the LOC125725230 gene encoding uncharacterized protein LOC125725230 isoform X1, translating to MGPDDSQPSLLSKTPIYDATGPNNTPQQTTSITANAMGPDDSRPSLLSKTPIYDATEPNNTPQQILSFANAMGPDDSRPSLLSKTPIYDATEPNNTPQQIANEDEVFVPRLRRTKSIEMKDAVPDNSDELYDSTSGSNDDYIPDTTCESDSGSEYSFKQNLRTKNQSFDLLDVSGSVSSQVCDSTTPDKMTYDDHNLASEVTGAEEEEPSSSQNVNDIMVVKALKKRGGNRIYNKKHYCLYCSKPYSKIARHLEGAHENKPDVAKALSFPKGSKERKKQLDYIRNRGNYAHNAAVMESGKGELVPFRRPHKEVQGKEFMHCAYCQGLFTRKVLWRHMHNCKLKPGSVTSKPGKNRVQSMCTYTGPVPSHVSKQLWGVIGAMNPDPVTDIIKNDQVIIALGQHLLNKGGPSRKNQQYVREKMREIGRLIYNASKVTTLKKLEDFINPKNYMDTVKAVKFTCGYDSETNKFLIPSLANKLGNALVKVSKLLKAQGLISNNKELVENASKFLDVHQQKWNEMISATALRNISEAKWNVPTLMPFTEDVQKMHAYLNEMQDNWYKSLYENPSVKARIELTKVCMTQIILFNRRREGEVASMPLSAFLSRDTSDPHQDVDWALSEVERKLYRHFTRIVTRGKRGRPVPILLTPKMLCALELLAKQRGACGVLKDNQYMFARPEAMTHFRGSDCIRGFAKVCGAKCPESLTSTRLRKHAATLSTVLNMTDTEMDQLATFLGHDIRIHREFYRLPEKTLQLAKISKVLMALEQGRLAEFHGKNLDEIQIDPDEKVLDSDEEDFQEKCQADSSIIDEPSAEEILPPTERNEMPPPPSKRHKPLPLDDTSPSVVSTVRPSSKGKVTQKKRPWQQTEVQAVERHMNRFIISGIVPAKSDCERCLRAEPEALKQRNWQNLKFYVYNRITAYKREMQRK from the exons ATGGGGCCGGACGACTCTCAACCTTCCCTCTTGTCAAAGACTCCGATATATGATGCTACTGGACCAAACAACACACCTCAACAG ACGACCAGCATTACAGCTAATGCCATGGGGCCGGACGACTCTCGACCTTCCCTCCTCTCAAAGACTCCGATATATGATGCTACTGAACCAAACAACACACCTCAACAG attttgtcttttgctaatgccatggggccggacgactctcgaccttccctcctctcaaagactccgatatatgatgctactgaaccaaacaacacacctcaacag ATTGCCAATGAAgatgaggtttttgtaccaagaCTCAGACGGACTAAAAGTATTGAA aTGAAAGACGCTGTTCCTGACAATTCTGATGAACTTTATGATTCCACATCAGGGAGTAATGATGATTATATTCCAGATACCACTTGTGAAAGTGACAGTGGAAGTGAATACAGCTTTAAACAAAACCTAAGGACCAAGAATCAGTCTTTTGATTTGCTTGATGTCTCTGGTTCAGTGAGTTCCCAAGTCTGTGACTCGACAACCCCAGACAAAATGACTTATGATGACCACAACCTTGCATCTGAAGTCACTGGAGCAGAAGAAGAAGAACCCTCTTCAAGTCAGAATGTAAATGACATCATGGTTGTTAaggcattaaaaaaaagagGAGGGAATAGAATTTACAACAAGAAACACTATTGCTTGTATTGCTCTAAACCATATTCTAAGATCGCAAGGCATCTAGAAGGTGCACATGAAAATAAACCTGATGTAGCTAAAGCTCTAAGCTTTCCAAAGGGTTCCAAGGAGAGGAAAAAACAGCTAGATTATATTCGTAACAGAGGAAATTATGCTCACAATGCTGCTGTAATGGAGTCAGGAAAGGGGGAACTAGTGCCATTTAGGCGACCTCATAAAGAAGTGCAGGGAAAGGAATTCATGCACTGTGCATATTGTCAAGGTCTTTTTACAAGAAAGGTTCTTTGGCGGCATATGCATAATTGTAAACTTAAACCCGGATCAGTCACCTCCAAACCAGGAAAGAACCGTGTTCAGTCCATGTGTACATACACAGGGCCTGTGCCTTCACACGTAAGTAAACAACTGTGGGGAGTAATCGGTGCCATGAATCCTGACCCAGTCACAGATATAATCAAAAATGACCAAGTCATTATTGCTCTTGGACAGCACTTGTTAAACAAAGGTGGACCATCACGCAAGAATCAACAGTATGTTCGAGAGAAGATGAGAGAAATCGGAAGGCTGATTTACAATGCCAGCAAAGTGACCACCTTAAAAAAATTGGAAGATTTCATAAATCCAAAGAACTACATGGACACTGTCAAAGCTGTCAAGTTTACATGTGGGTATGACAGTGAAACAAACAAGTTCTTAATTCCATCACTGGCAAACAAACTTGGAAATGCCTTGGTTAAAGTAAGTAAACTTTTAAAAGCTCAGGGTTTAATCTCAAACAACAAAGAGCTTGTTGAGAATGCCAGTAAGTTTCTAGATGTCCATCAGCAAAAGTGGAATGAGATGATCTCAGCTACTGCATTGAGGAACATCAGTGAAGCAAAGTGGAATGTGCCCACTCTCATGCCCTTTACTGAAGATGTCCAAAAAATGCATGCATATCTCAATGAAATGCAGGATAACTGGTACAAATCGCTCTATGAAAATCCCTCTGTAAAAGCCCGGATTGAGCTTACAAAGGTGTGTATGACCCAGATCATTCTCTTTAACCGGCGCAGGGAAGGAGAGGTGGCAAGCATGCCCTTATCTGCATTTTTATCGAGAGACACCTCTGATCCACATCAGGATGTGGACTGGGCTCTGTCTGAAGTGGAAAGAAAACTTTACAGACACTTTACACGGATTGTCACCAGGGGGAAACGTGGTCGCCCAGTTCCAATTCTATTGACTCCAAAAATGCTGTGTGCATTAGAACTCCTTGCTAAGCAGAGAGGGGCCTGTGGGGTACTAAAGGACAATCAGTATATGTTTGCGAGACCAGAAGCTATGACACATTTCCGAGGTTCTGATTGCATCCGTGGATTTGCCAAGGTGTGTGGTGCAAAATGTCCTGAATCACTGACATCTACCAGACTGCGAAAGCATGCTGCAACCCTTTCAACTGTGCTGAacatgacagacacagagatggACCAGCTGGCCACCTTTCTTGGACATGACATTAGAATCCATCGTGAGTTCTATCGACTCCCTGAGAAAACCCTGCAACTTGCAAAGATCAGCAAAGTTCTAATGGCACTCGAGCAGGGAAGATTAGCTGAGTTTCATGgcaagaacttggatgaaattCAGATAGATCCAGATG AAAAAGTTCTGGACAGTGATGAGGAAGACTTCCAGGAGAAATGTCAGGCAGATTCATCAATTATAGATG AACCATCAGCAGAGGAGATACTTCCTCCTACCGAAAGGAATGAAATGCCGCCACCACCGTCCAAGAGACATAAACCACTACCATTAGATGATACATCACCGTCAGTAGTCAGTACTGTGAGGCCTTCATCCAAAG GTAAAGTGACCCAAAAGAAGAGACCCTGGCAGCAGACAGAGGTGCAGGCAGTGGAGAGGCACATGAATCGGTTCATCATATCTGGTATTGTGCCAGCAAAGAGCGATTGCGAGAGGTGTTTAAGAGCGGAACCAGAAGCTCTTAAGCAAAGAAACTGGCAGAACTTGAAATTCTATGTGTATAATCGCATCACGGCCTACAAAAGGGAAATGCAACGTAAATAG
- the LOC125725230 gene encoding uncharacterized protein LOC125725230 isoform X2, which translates to MGPDDSQPSLLSKTPIYDATGPNNTPQQTTSITANAMGPDDSRPSLLSKTPIYDATEPNNTPQQIANEDEVFVPRLRRTKSIEMKDAVPDNSDELYDSTSGSNDDYIPDTTCESDSGSEYSFKQNLRTKNQSFDLLDVSGSVSSQVCDSTTPDKMTYDDHNLASEVTGAEEEEPSSSQNVNDIMVVKALKKRGGNRIYNKKHYCLYCSKPYSKIARHLEGAHENKPDVAKALSFPKGSKERKKQLDYIRNRGNYAHNAAVMESGKGELVPFRRPHKEVQGKEFMHCAYCQGLFTRKVLWRHMHNCKLKPGSVTSKPGKNRVQSMCTYTGPVPSHVSKQLWGVIGAMNPDPVTDIIKNDQVIIALGQHLLNKGGPSRKNQQYVREKMREIGRLIYNASKVTTLKKLEDFINPKNYMDTVKAVKFTCGYDSETNKFLIPSLANKLGNALVKVSKLLKAQGLISNNKELVENASKFLDVHQQKWNEMISATALRNISEAKWNVPTLMPFTEDVQKMHAYLNEMQDNWYKSLYENPSVKARIELTKVCMTQIILFNRRREGEVASMPLSAFLSRDTSDPHQDVDWALSEVERKLYRHFTRIVTRGKRGRPVPILLTPKMLCALELLAKQRGACGVLKDNQYMFARPEAMTHFRGSDCIRGFAKVCGAKCPESLTSTRLRKHAATLSTVLNMTDTEMDQLATFLGHDIRIHREFYRLPEKTLQLAKISKVLMALEQGRLAEFHGKNLDEIQIDPDEKVLDSDEEDFQEKCQADSSIIDEPSAEEILPPTERNEMPPPPSKRHKPLPLDDTSPSVVSTVRPSSKGKVTQKKRPWQQTEVQAVERHMNRFIISGIVPAKSDCERCLRAEPEALKQRNWQNLKFYVYNRITAYKREMQRK; encoded by the exons ATGGGGCCGGACGACTCTCAACCTTCCCTCTTGTCAAAGACTCCGATATATGATGCTACTGGACCAAACAACACACCTCAACAG ACGACCAGCATTACAGCTAATGCCATGGGGCCGGACGACTCTCGACCTTCCCTCCTCTCAAAGACTCCGATATATGATGCTACTGAACCAAACAACACACCTCAACAG ATTGCCAATGAAgatgaggtttttgtaccaagaCTCAGACGGACTAAAAGTATTGAA aTGAAAGACGCTGTTCCTGACAATTCTGATGAACTTTATGATTCCACATCAGGGAGTAATGATGATTATATTCCAGATACCACTTGTGAAAGTGACAGTGGAAGTGAATACAGCTTTAAACAAAACCTAAGGACCAAGAATCAGTCTTTTGATTTGCTTGATGTCTCTGGTTCAGTGAGTTCCCAAGTCTGTGACTCGACAACCCCAGACAAAATGACTTATGATGACCACAACCTTGCATCTGAAGTCACTGGAGCAGAAGAAGAAGAACCCTCTTCAAGTCAGAATGTAAATGACATCATGGTTGTTAaggcattaaaaaaaagagGAGGGAATAGAATTTACAACAAGAAACACTATTGCTTGTATTGCTCTAAACCATATTCTAAGATCGCAAGGCATCTAGAAGGTGCACATGAAAATAAACCTGATGTAGCTAAAGCTCTAAGCTTTCCAAAGGGTTCCAAGGAGAGGAAAAAACAGCTAGATTATATTCGTAACAGAGGAAATTATGCTCACAATGCTGCTGTAATGGAGTCAGGAAAGGGGGAACTAGTGCCATTTAGGCGACCTCATAAAGAAGTGCAGGGAAAGGAATTCATGCACTGTGCATATTGTCAAGGTCTTTTTACAAGAAAGGTTCTTTGGCGGCATATGCATAATTGTAAACTTAAACCCGGATCAGTCACCTCCAAACCAGGAAAGAACCGTGTTCAGTCCATGTGTACATACACAGGGCCTGTGCCTTCACACGTAAGTAAACAACTGTGGGGAGTAATCGGTGCCATGAATCCTGACCCAGTCACAGATATAATCAAAAATGACCAAGTCATTATTGCTCTTGGACAGCACTTGTTAAACAAAGGTGGACCATCACGCAAGAATCAACAGTATGTTCGAGAGAAGATGAGAGAAATCGGAAGGCTGATTTACAATGCCAGCAAAGTGACCACCTTAAAAAAATTGGAAGATTTCATAAATCCAAAGAACTACATGGACACTGTCAAAGCTGTCAAGTTTACATGTGGGTATGACAGTGAAACAAACAAGTTCTTAATTCCATCACTGGCAAACAAACTTGGAAATGCCTTGGTTAAAGTAAGTAAACTTTTAAAAGCTCAGGGTTTAATCTCAAACAACAAAGAGCTTGTTGAGAATGCCAGTAAGTTTCTAGATGTCCATCAGCAAAAGTGGAATGAGATGATCTCAGCTACTGCATTGAGGAACATCAGTGAAGCAAAGTGGAATGTGCCCACTCTCATGCCCTTTACTGAAGATGTCCAAAAAATGCATGCATATCTCAATGAAATGCAGGATAACTGGTACAAATCGCTCTATGAAAATCCCTCTGTAAAAGCCCGGATTGAGCTTACAAAGGTGTGTATGACCCAGATCATTCTCTTTAACCGGCGCAGGGAAGGAGAGGTGGCAAGCATGCCCTTATCTGCATTTTTATCGAGAGACACCTCTGATCCACATCAGGATGTGGACTGGGCTCTGTCTGAAGTGGAAAGAAAACTTTACAGACACTTTACACGGATTGTCACCAGGGGGAAACGTGGTCGCCCAGTTCCAATTCTATTGACTCCAAAAATGCTGTGTGCATTAGAACTCCTTGCTAAGCAGAGAGGGGCCTGTGGGGTACTAAAGGACAATCAGTATATGTTTGCGAGACCAGAAGCTATGACACATTTCCGAGGTTCTGATTGCATCCGTGGATTTGCCAAGGTGTGTGGTGCAAAATGTCCTGAATCACTGACATCTACCAGACTGCGAAAGCATGCTGCAACCCTTTCAACTGTGCTGAacatgacagacacagagatggACCAGCTGGCCACCTTTCTTGGACATGACATTAGAATCCATCGTGAGTTCTATCGACTCCCTGAGAAAACCCTGCAACTTGCAAAGATCAGCAAAGTTCTAATGGCACTCGAGCAGGGAAGATTAGCTGAGTTTCATGgcaagaacttggatgaaattCAGATAGATCCAGATG AAAAAGTTCTGGACAGTGATGAGGAAGACTTCCAGGAGAAATGTCAGGCAGATTCATCAATTATAGATG AACCATCAGCAGAGGAGATACTTCCTCCTACCGAAAGGAATGAAATGCCGCCACCACCGTCCAAGAGACATAAACCACTACCATTAGATGATACATCACCGTCAGTAGTCAGTACTGTGAGGCCTTCATCCAAAG GTAAAGTGACCCAAAAGAAGAGACCCTGGCAGCAGACAGAGGTGCAGGCAGTGGAGAGGCACATGAATCGGTTCATCATATCTGGTATTGTGCCAGCAAAGAGCGATTGCGAGAGGTGTTTAAGAGCGGAACCAGAAGCTCTTAAGCAAAGAAACTGGCAGAACTTGAAATTCTATGTGTATAATCGCATCACGGCCTACAAAAGGGAAATGCAACGTAAATAG
- the LOC125725230 gene encoding uncharacterized protein LOC125725230 isoform X3 yields the protein MGPDDSQPSLLSKTPIYDATGPNNTPQQILSFANAMGPDDSRPSLLSKTPIYDATEPNNTPQQIANEDEVFVPRLRRTKSIEMKDAVPDNSDELYDSTSGSNDDYIPDTTCESDSGSEYSFKQNLRTKNQSFDLLDVSGSVSSQVCDSTTPDKMTYDDHNLASEVTGAEEEEPSSSQNVNDIMVVKALKKRGGNRIYNKKHYCLYCSKPYSKIARHLEGAHENKPDVAKALSFPKGSKERKKQLDYIRNRGNYAHNAAVMESGKGELVPFRRPHKEVQGKEFMHCAYCQGLFTRKVLWRHMHNCKLKPGSVTSKPGKNRVQSMCTYTGPVPSHVSKQLWGVIGAMNPDPVTDIIKNDQVIIALGQHLLNKGGPSRKNQQYVREKMREIGRLIYNASKVTTLKKLEDFINPKNYMDTVKAVKFTCGYDSETNKFLIPSLANKLGNALVKVSKLLKAQGLISNNKELVENASKFLDVHQQKWNEMISATALRNISEAKWNVPTLMPFTEDVQKMHAYLNEMQDNWYKSLYENPSVKARIELTKVCMTQIILFNRRREGEVASMPLSAFLSRDTSDPHQDVDWALSEVERKLYRHFTRIVTRGKRGRPVPILLTPKMLCALELLAKQRGACGVLKDNQYMFARPEAMTHFRGSDCIRGFAKVCGAKCPESLTSTRLRKHAATLSTVLNMTDTEMDQLATFLGHDIRIHREFYRLPEKTLQLAKISKVLMALEQGRLAEFHGKNLDEIQIDPDEKVLDSDEEDFQEKCQADSSIIDEPSAEEILPPTERNEMPPPPSKRHKPLPLDDTSPSVVSTVRPSSKGKVTQKKRPWQQTEVQAVERHMNRFIISGIVPAKSDCERCLRAEPEALKQRNWQNLKFYVYNRITAYKREMQRK from the exons ATGGGGCCGGACGACTCTCAACCTTCCCTCTTGTCAAAGACTCCGATATATGATGCTACTGGACCAAACAACACACCTCAACAG attttgtcttttgctaatgccatggggccggacgactctcgaccttccctcctctcaaagactccgatatatgatgctactgaaccaaacaacacacctcaacag ATTGCCAATGAAgatgaggtttttgtaccaagaCTCAGACGGACTAAAAGTATTGAA aTGAAAGACGCTGTTCCTGACAATTCTGATGAACTTTATGATTCCACATCAGGGAGTAATGATGATTATATTCCAGATACCACTTGTGAAAGTGACAGTGGAAGTGAATACAGCTTTAAACAAAACCTAAGGACCAAGAATCAGTCTTTTGATTTGCTTGATGTCTCTGGTTCAGTGAGTTCCCAAGTCTGTGACTCGACAACCCCAGACAAAATGACTTATGATGACCACAACCTTGCATCTGAAGTCACTGGAGCAGAAGAAGAAGAACCCTCTTCAAGTCAGAATGTAAATGACATCATGGTTGTTAaggcattaaaaaaaagagGAGGGAATAGAATTTACAACAAGAAACACTATTGCTTGTATTGCTCTAAACCATATTCTAAGATCGCAAGGCATCTAGAAGGTGCACATGAAAATAAACCTGATGTAGCTAAAGCTCTAAGCTTTCCAAAGGGTTCCAAGGAGAGGAAAAAACAGCTAGATTATATTCGTAACAGAGGAAATTATGCTCACAATGCTGCTGTAATGGAGTCAGGAAAGGGGGAACTAGTGCCATTTAGGCGACCTCATAAAGAAGTGCAGGGAAAGGAATTCATGCACTGTGCATATTGTCAAGGTCTTTTTACAAGAAAGGTTCTTTGGCGGCATATGCATAATTGTAAACTTAAACCCGGATCAGTCACCTCCAAACCAGGAAAGAACCGTGTTCAGTCCATGTGTACATACACAGGGCCTGTGCCTTCACACGTAAGTAAACAACTGTGGGGAGTAATCGGTGCCATGAATCCTGACCCAGTCACAGATATAATCAAAAATGACCAAGTCATTATTGCTCTTGGACAGCACTTGTTAAACAAAGGTGGACCATCACGCAAGAATCAACAGTATGTTCGAGAGAAGATGAGAGAAATCGGAAGGCTGATTTACAATGCCAGCAAAGTGACCACCTTAAAAAAATTGGAAGATTTCATAAATCCAAAGAACTACATGGACACTGTCAAAGCTGTCAAGTTTACATGTGGGTATGACAGTGAAACAAACAAGTTCTTAATTCCATCACTGGCAAACAAACTTGGAAATGCCTTGGTTAAAGTAAGTAAACTTTTAAAAGCTCAGGGTTTAATCTCAAACAACAAAGAGCTTGTTGAGAATGCCAGTAAGTTTCTAGATGTCCATCAGCAAAAGTGGAATGAGATGATCTCAGCTACTGCATTGAGGAACATCAGTGAAGCAAAGTGGAATGTGCCCACTCTCATGCCCTTTACTGAAGATGTCCAAAAAATGCATGCATATCTCAATGAAATGCAGGATAACTGGTACAAATCGCTCTATGAAAATCCCTCTGTAAAAGCCCGGATTGAGCTTACAAAGGTGTGTATGACCCAGATCATTCTCTTTAACCGGCGCAGGGAAGGAGAGGTGGCAAGCATGCCCTTATCTGCATTTTTATCGAGAGACACCTCTGATCCACATCAGGATGTGGACTGGGCTCTGTCTGAAGTGGAAAGAAAACTTTACAGACACTTTACACGGATTGTCACCAGGGGGAAACGTGGTCGCCCAGTTCCAATTCTATTGACTCCAAAAATGCTGTGTGCATTAGAACTCCTTGCTAAGCAGAGAGGGGCCTGTGGGGTACTAAAGGACAATCAGTATATGTTTGCGAGACCAGAAGCTATGACACATTTCCGAGGTTCTGATTGCATCCGTGGATTTGCCAAGGTGTGTGGTGCAAAATGTCCTGAATCACTGACATCTACCAGACTGCGAAAGCATGCTGCAACCCTTTCAACTGTGCTGAacatgacagacacagagatggACCAGCTGGCCACCTTTCTTGGACATGACATTAGAATCCATCGTGAGTTCTATCGACTCCCTGAGAAAACCCTGCAACTTGCAAAGATCAGCAAAGTTCTAATGGCACTCGAGCAGGGAAGATTAGCTGAGTTTCATGgcaagaacttggatgaaattCAGATAGATCCAGATG AAAAAGTTCTGGACAGTGATGAGGAAGACTTCCAGGAGAAATGTCAGGCAGATTCATCAATTATAGATG AACCATCAGCAGAGGAGATACTTCCTCCTACCGAAAGGAATGAAATGCCGCCACCACCGTCCAAGAGACATAAACCACTACCATTAGATGATACATCACCGTCAGTAGTCAGTACTGTGAGGCCTTCATCCAAAG GTAAAGTGACCCAAAAGAAGAGACCCTGGCAGCAGACAGAGGTGCAGGCAGTGGAGAGGCACATGAATCGGTTCATCATATCTGGTATTGTGCCAGCAAAGAGCGATTGCGAGAGGTGTTTAAGAGCGGAACCAGAAGCTCTTAAGCAAAGAAACTGGCAGAACTTGAAATTCTATGTGTATAATCGCATCACGGCCTACAAAAGGGAAATGCAACGTAAATAG